Below is a window of Rhodoglobus vestalii DNA.
CAAGTCTCGACGTGTCCGGCATCTCCCCGATTGTCACGTCGAACACCGATTTCTACCGCATCGACACCGCGCTGATTGTGCCGAACATTGACGCCGACCGGTGGCGGCTGCGAGTCACCGGAATGGTTGAGAACGAGCTTGAGTTCACTTTCGACGAGCTGCTTGCCCTGCCGATGATTGAGAAGATCATCACGCTGTCTTGCGTGTCGAATGAGGTCGGCGGCGACCTCGTCGATAACGCGCTCTGGCTCGGCTACCCCATCCACAGGGTGCTCGCGATGGCGAAGCCTCTGCCCGGTTCCGACATGGTGCTGTCTAGGAGCGTCGACGGTTTCACGGCAAGTACGCCGCTAGAGGTGTTGCAGGATGAGGATCGCGACAGCATCCTCGCGGTCGGTATGAACGGGGAACCGCTCCCGCGGCAGCACGGCTTCCCTGTGCGCATGGTTGTTCCCGGCCTTTATGGCTACGTCTCGGCAACGAAATGGCTCGTCGAGTTAACGGTCACCCGGTTCGCCGACCAAACGGCGTACTGGACCGACCGAGGGTGGTCCGCGAAAGGCCCGGTCAAGGTGCAGTCACGCATCGATGTCCCCCAGCAGGGAATCCAGGTGGATGCCGGCACGGTGCCAATTGCCGGTGTTGCGTGGGCTCCCGATACGGGAGTGCAGACAGTAGAGGTGCGCATCGATGGCGGCCCCTGGTCTGAGGCACGGCTGGCAACCGCCATCTCGGCCGACACCTGGGTGCAGTGGGTCTATGACTGGCAGGCGACACCCGGAGAACACAGCATCGAGGTACGTGCGACGGATGCGGCCGGAGTGACCCAGCCCGGTGAACCCGTACCGGTCGTGCCGGATGGCGCAGAAGGGTGGCACACGATCAGCGTGCAGGCTGTCTAGCGCTCGTGGCCCACGTCGTCGCCCATAGTCGCCCGGCTCCGCGCAGGAAGCACGTCGCCGGGCGCCGCACGCGCTAGACGGCGCCGCTGACCGGAGCCGCAAACTGCGCGTTATAGAGGTCGAAGTACGCGCCTTCCGCCTCAAGCAGTTCGTGATGAGTGCCCTGCTCGACGATTTGTCCGGCATCCATCACCAGAATGAGGTCGGCATCACGGATCGTTGAGAGTCGGTGCGCAATGACGAAACTGGTGCGGTTGCTGCGCAGTACCGCCATCGCCTGCTGCACCAAAACTTCGGTGCGGGTGTCGACGGAGCTCGTGGCCTCGTCGAGGATGAGCACGCTCGGCTTTGCGAGGAACGCCCGCGCGATGGTGAGCAACTGCTTCTCCCCCGCGCTGACGTTATCTGCGTCATCCTCCAACACCGTGTCGTAACCGTCGGGCAGAGAGTGCACGAAGCGGTCAACATAGGTGGCAGTCGCGGCGGTGATAATCTCCTCCTCCGTGGCATCCGGTCGACCATAGGCAATGTTCTGGCGGATGGTGCCACCGAACAGCCAGGTATCTTGCAGCACCATTCCGGTGCGGCCGCGGAGATCATCCCGAGTCATATCGGCGATATTGACACCGTCGAGGGTGATGCGCCCGGAGTCCAACTCGTAGAAGCGCATGATGAGGTTCACTAGTGTGGTCTTGCCGGCACCCGTCTGGCCCACGATCGCGACCGTCTGACCCGGTGCCGCGGTCAGCGACACGTTCTCGATCAGGGGCTTATCGGCGGAATAGCGGAACGACACATTGTCGAACACGAGCTCGCCCGCGGTGCCGGTGGGGCTTGCAGCCTTCGCGCTGTCGGCAGACTGTTCCTCGGCATCCAACAACTCGAACACT
It encodes the following:
- a CDS encoding molybdopterin-dependent oxidoreductase, whose amino-acid sequence is MSVQHVRRWSALLGVLSAAGTLAVAELVALVVAPASSPVLAVGSLVIDLAPAWLKDFTIALFGTNNKLVLLLCLGVLVLLLALIVGVLEYGKPGWGVVGLVAVGVIATIAVATRAEATAVWPLSPVLGVAAGVLLLRLGMIRLRRWVRTTAVTGVPEATNATPATVPAGRKASRRDFLRFVGVTSVGAVLVGIGARVANAGATAVDTVRRALTLPAPAIPAPPIPAGASLDVSGISPIVTSNTDFYRIDTALIVPNIDADRWRLRVTGMVENELEFTFDELLALPMIEKIITLSCVSNEVGGDLVDNALWLGYPIHRVLAMAKPLPGSDMVLSRSVDGFTASTPLEVLQDEDRDSILAVGMNGEPLPRQHGFPVRMVVPGLYGYVSATKWLVELTVTRFADQTAYWTDRGWSAKGPVKVQSRIDVPQQGIQVDAGTVPIAGVAWAPDTGVQTVEVRIDGGPWSEARLATAISADTWVQWVYDWQATPGEHSIEVRATDAAGVTQPGEPVPVVPDGAEGWHTISVQAV